The genomic window AGATCATAAGACGGAGTGGTTGCCCCCAGGGTTAAGGTACCCGTATATTCTTTTTCCTGTCCTTGAAACTCCTGAATTTTTTTAGTAAACTTTCCGGTACAAAGGATGAGTAAGCCGGTAGCTAACGGATCGAGTGTACCTGCATGACCTACTTTAATTTTCTTAATCTTAAATTTTTTCTTAAGTAACCATCGTACTTTATTTACTACTTGAAAAGAAGTCCATTCCAGTGGTTTATCAATCAGGATTACCTGACCTTCCTTAAAAGTTTCCAGTGTTTCCATTACCTATTTATAAAACCTACAACAATCGCTATAAATCCTACTAGTGCGCAGTAAATAGCGAAGTAAGATAACTTACTTTTACGAACCAGGGAAATCATCCAGGTACAAGCAAATAACCCGGAAATAAATGCTGCAAAAAAACCAATAATCATAGGTAAAGCAGCACCTTCTGTAACTACAAGATCACCACTCATCATGTCTTTTGCAATTTTTCCTAGAATTAGCGGGATTACCATCAAAAAAGAAAACCTGGCTGCTTTAGTTTTATCATTCCCTAGTAATACGGAGGTTGAAATGGTTGCCCCACTCCTAGAAATACCTGGTAACAGGGCGATGGCCTGTGCAACACCAATTACAAACGCATTAGAAAAACTAACCGGTTTTGCCGTGTTTTTTGCCTTATCTGCTAATATTAATAATACGGCTGTTATCAATAGCATGCTACCTACTAAAAGAATATTACCACCGAATAATTGTTCTAACTGCTCTTCAAACAACAGACCTATAAATACGGCTGGTAACATAGATATGACGATTTTAATAGAAAAGGCGGTTTCGTCATTATAGGTAGAATTAAATAAACCGGATAAAATTTCTAAAATATCTTTTCTAAAAACAACAATGGTACTTAATGCAGTAGCAAAATGCAAAACAACGGTGAAAAGTAAGGATTCTTCAGGTATACTTTGATCTCCTAAAATAGCTTTTCCTAACTCCAAATGTCCACTGGAAGAAACCGGTAAAAATTCAGTCAATCCCTGTATAATTCCAAGTATAATAGCATCAATTATTTCCAACTTATAAGATAATCTGTTCTTAATTCGCGGCAAAGATACTATTTTGACATTTACCAATAATAGTAAACCTAAGCACTTCTTAAAATTAAAAAGTCAGGGCGCCTTCAAATAGGATACAGGCATTACTTCTCACTTCAAGTTGGTGATCATTCATAATTTTAAGGTCAAGATATCCCCCTCTCTCAGATAATTGATAGGCCTTCATTTCTTTTTTATTCAATTTCTTAGCCCAGGATAAAGCTAAAACCGAATGCGCCGAGCCGGTTACCGGGTCTTCATCAATACCAATCCAGGGACCAAAACACCTCGAATAAAAATCGTATTTTTTATCATCTGACTTACAAGTTACTATTAAACCTGATATAGTTGTTGAAAGCTTTCCGGCTTTTTGAAAATTGGGTTTTAGGTTTGCTAAGGTTTCTTTATCCGAAACCTCAACTATTACCATATTCAGATCTTCTGAGAATTTTGCTTCACATATATTCTTAACGGTGAAAGCTTCTAACAATTTTTGATCCGGAGTATGATCTATCGTATGATATAATGGAAAGTATAAAGTAATATTTTCTTCTCCTTTAAAAGCTTTTAAAACTAAATTATAATTAGTTGTAAACTGAACTTCAAACAAACTTGTTTTTTCAAAGATAACTTTAGCCGCTGCTAAAGTCGCATGTCCGCAAAATTCAATTTCAACCGTAGGTGTAAAATATTGAATAGAATAATTCCCTTTTTCATTTGGAAAAGGACGTATAAATGCAGTTTCGGACAAATTTAATTCGGCGGCAATGTTTTGCATTGTAGTTTGATCTAAATCTTTTTCTAACAAACAAATCCCAGCAGGATTTCCGCTAAAAAGTTGATTCGTAAAAGAATCTACGATAAAAGTTTGTATTTTCATACGTTGAAATTAAAATATTATTTCTTTTTTTGATACAAATTATTGTACGTACATTCATTCGTATTTTCAATTCATCTATTATGCTAATTACAAATATTTCAGATTTTAGAAAAAATATGAACTCTTATTTTGATCAGGTAATTTCCGATTTTGAAACGCTACTTATTAACCGGGGTAAAGATAAAGGTATTGTTATAATGTCGTTATCAGAATATAATTCTTTGATGGCTACCCACCATGAACTAAGTTCCCGAAAAAATCAACAAAGGTTAGATGCAGCAATTGAAAAAGTAGAAAAAGATATTACTTTCTCAAAAGATTTATTAGAGTAAACAAATGAAATATATACCTCAGGTGCATTTAGGTGGAAAAAGCGTCAATTCGAGTGTTTTTTCGTAATGAAATGAAGAAAAAATGTATCGAGAATAGCTTTTTTCATTAAAATCCTTGTTCTCGATACACTTCTTCCTCTGGTCGAAGCACTCGAACTGACGGATTTTATAATAATTATAATTTAAATACACCACAGATGAAATATATATTTGTAGATGAATCTTGGGAATATTATCTCTATTGGCAGAAAAATGATAAAAAAACATTAGTATTCGGTAAAGATTCAAGATCGCTATCGCTTCTAGAAACAAGAATCAAGACTAATTATTACAGTATTGAAAATTAATATTTACGTTAAAGAGTACATTACTTTTAAAATAGTAAAAAAGTAACCTCTAACCATTTTAAAGTTTGAATTTACCCTATTTCACTATGCTTTACTACTGGTGAATTCAGGGAAAAAAGTTTAAATTTAAGTGTTTTTTCGTAAGGAAATGAAGAAAAGATAGCCTGTCCTTGACTTGATCGAGAATATCGAGTCCTTCGATTTGACTTAGGATGACATAGCTTTTTTGATTAATATCCTTAAAACATAATTATACAGGATACCGGTCAAGAAGAATTGATAGTGAACATCGACTGATTTATAAATTTTTAAACGATCAATTCTTTATGATTAAATGTAGGTTCCATTATGACTAAATCTTTCAAACCCTGCTAAAATTCAAGCTTTTCTATATTTTAAAATACACTGAACACCACATCCTTTTCAATTAATTCCCTTCTTAAAAAAAATCCGGATAAGAGGTCTTCTTTTTTCAATTTAATCAACTATATTTGCAGGCTGAAAACGGACTGTTAATTTTGTTTTAATTTCAGTCATTTTTTAATAATTATAAATCCATTATTAAACTGATATAGAATGTCTAAGGTTACGGGTAGAGTTTCACAAATTGTAGGGCCAGTTATCGATGTTGAATTTGCAGCAGGTACTGACCTTCCTAAAATCTACGATTCATTAGAAATTAAACGAGAAGGTGATATTCCATTAACACTGGAGATACAATCTCATATTGGAGAAGATACGGTACGAACTATTGCTATGGACTCCAGTGACGGATTAAGCAGAGGGATGGAAGTAACTGCGACAGGTTCTCCTATCCAAATGCCAATCGGAGGTGATGTATATGGTCGTTTATTTAATGTAATCGGTGATGCTATTGACGGACTTGGAGATTTACCGAAATCCGGTGCCAACGGACTGCCTATTCACCGACAAGCTCCTAAATTTGAAGATCTTTCTACTTCAACCGAAGTACTATTTACAGGGATTAAAGTAATCGACCTTATTGAACCTTATGCGAAAGGAGGTAAGATTGGACTCTTTGGAGGTGCGGGAGTTGGTAAAACCGTATTAATTCAGGAATTGATTAATAATATCGCCAAAGGACACGGAGGATTGTCTGTATTTGCTGGGGTAGGAGAACGAACCCGTGAAGGAAATGATTTACTTCGGGAGATGTTAGAATCCGGAATTATAAAATACGGAGATGATTTTATGCATTCTATGGAAGAAGGCGGATGGGATCTTTCTAAGGTAGATAAAGCTGTTATGAAAGAATCCAAAGCAACTTTTGTATTTGGACAAATGAATGAACCACCAGGAGCAAGAGCCCGGGTAGCTTTGTCCGGATTGACTATCGCAGAATATTTCCGGGATGGTGCCGGCGAAGGACAAGGAAAAGATGTTTTATTTTTTGTGGATAATATCTTTAGGTTTACGCAAGCAGGTTCTGAAGTATCTGCACTACTGGGACGTATGCCATCAGCGGTAGGATACCAACCAACCTTAGCAACAGAGATGGGTGCAATGCAGGAACGAATTACTTCTACGAAAAGAGGTTCGATTACATCCGTACAAGCAGTTTATGTACCAGCAGATGACCTTACCGATCCGGCTCCGGCAACTACCTTTGCCCACCTGGATGCAACTACGGTATTATCACGTAAAATTGCGGAGTTAGGTATTTATCCTGCGGTAGATCCGTTAGATTCTACTTCCAGGATTTTATCAGCGGATATTTTAGGAGATGATCATTATAACTGTGCACAACGGGTAAAGGAGTTATTGCAACGATATAAAGAATTACAGGATATTATTGCCATCTTAGGGATGGAAGAACTTTCTGAAGAAGATAAATTAGCGGTGGGACGTGCCAGACGGGTACAACGTTTCTTGTCACAACCTTTCCATGTTGCCGAACAGTTTACAGGTATACCGGGTGTATTAGTTGATATTAAAGAAACAATTAAAGGATTTAACATGATTATGGATGGTGAACTAGATCATCTTCCTGAAGCTGCATTTAACCTAAAAGGTACAATTGAAGAAGCTGTAGAAGCTGGTGAAAAAATGTTAGCAGAAGCATAGTTTAATTAAGAATTAAGAATGCAGAATTAAGAATGAGGTTCAATTCAATTTTTAATTCATAATTCTGAATTCTGAATTCATAATTTAAAAAAATGTATTTAGAAATAGTAACACCAGAAGCAATATTATACAGCGGCGAAGTAACCTCAGTTACCGTACCGGGAGTAATGGGTGAATTTCAAATGTTAGAAAATCATGCTCCTATTATTTCTTTATTAGGTGCTGGAAATATTAAAATTAAGGGTATTGTTGCTATTGAAAAAGAAGTAGCTGATAAATTTTCTCAGGAAAACGGAGCTACCTTACTTCCGATCAATTCCGGGACTTTAGAAATGAAAGATAACAATATCATTATTTTGGCAGACTAAATCCCAGGTTTTGTTACAACTAATAAAAGAAGCTGTCTCATAACTTAATGAAACGGCTTTTTTGTTGTTTTTTCTCGGACTCCTATCCGTGAACGGTTATCAAATACTCAATTCTCAGAAAGGTCGATTAGGTATTGAGACACTTTCTTTTATGATCTTTTTTTCAGTAGAAATTTACGAATATCTTGTTATCTCAGCGTTTCATTCAATTCAATTTATAAAAATAAAATTCCCAATAAAGCAACAAACTTCATCGGGAATTGAACATATACCTAAGTTTTTTAACTGTTTAGGTATTAAAATTTTAATTCTTTATGAATTTTACCGGAGATGTATGGTTACCAATAGAAATAAAGTAGATTCCACTTACCAGTTCTGATACGTTGATACTTGTATGGTTGTTATCAATTTTATCAACACTTTGCTGTAGAACTACTTTTCCAGTCAGGTCGGATATTTTGACTACCTTACTTTCTTCATTGATATGATGTAAGTATAATGTATTGCTTACCGGATTAGGCGAAACAATAAATGCAGGTATATCCGCATCTAACACGCTGCTATCTTTATTTCCGGCTTTTATAATTTTCCAGTTTTGATTTGCATTATCTACGCTGTAGGTCCAGACTTGCGCATTAGAATTTAAACTACCTTCTTTTCTATCCAATCCTTTACTTAAACAATGTTTTGGCTGAATACTAAATGACTGATTTCCTCTGCGAACCACTTTCCATTGTTTGTGCTGACCTTTAGCATCTGTCCAGGTAGCAACATTTGAACCATTCGTACAATTTGCAAAAGGCACTTCGAGATATCGGTTAGAAGCTTTATTTCGAATGCTGTAAAAATTACTACCTACATGTGTAAATACCCATTTTTGATTGTCAAAACTTCCCGGATTAACCATTCTGACATTGTGCTTTTCTTTAGCATTTGAAGTTAACCTTTGACTATTTAGCGTAGACGTAATAAAATAAGTACCATTAGCAATTATCTGTGACCCTACCTTCGTGACGGTAACATCATTGATTTGATCTCTAACTAATGCATCTTGCCATGAAGTATTTAAAGGCCTAATATGAGCTTTGTAAATATATCCGGTTCCTGCAGTTGGAGCTTTAGGTAGGTTAATTTGTAATTTAACGGTTCCCGAACCCGGATTGACCTGAACCATTGCTTGTCCTAAATAACCCGTAGAAGACCAAAACTCTGCAACAATTTCTCTTTTAGCCTTTGCAGTGTATTTTATAGCTACTTCATAAGACTTTTTTGACTCAATAGTTGTGGGAGCATTCGCAAATGTAATAGTATCTTTTTGTTCTTTACCTTTATTACAAGATTCTCCCGGTAATCCATAACAACCCAATCCGGCAGGCCCTTGTTTTGGGTTCCAGTTAATTCCGGTTTTAAACGGAGGTACGCCAAATTCGTATGCACCTGCATCCGGTTTTTTTCCTTTAAATCCATTTGTAAATCCGGAAATGACCCTACCAAAATCTATTGCTTTGGCTCCTTTCTTTAAAGTAAAATTATTGTTATTAAAATTTGTGAAAGATTCTTTATTGACTAAGTTGTTTTGTTTATTGGACTGTGGTTCCCAGGTACTTTCACTTTCCTGATTCCCCGCCTGATCTTTTGCTTCTCTGTCGGTAATGTTATTCCATACTTTAACATTAGAAAATTTGGTACCTTCTTTATGCCATGCACCCATGGTAGCAGAGCCTTTTACGAAGGTATTATTAAAGATATTAAGATTAGTACCGTTCCAATTAATCTGTATATTCGTCCATTGTGTATTCCATACCACGTTATGATGAACATCCCAGTTTTTAGAATCATTATCCAGGTAAATTCCCGTAGCTTTAAACCTTCCAACCCTTGCTTTTGAGTCGTGAAATGTGTTGTGGTGGATAGAAGATTTTGCGGCTCTTACATCTGTAGTATACAACAAGCCTCCATCATCAGCAACAAAATTATTTTGACTAATATCATTGTAGGCAAACTCACCACCGTCTACATAAGCCTGGATAATATCTTTTCCTGCTCTGGCTAAGGTGTTATTTCTATATTTTCCTCTTTTTGCACTCCGGGTATTCAATACACAATCATAATTCCCAAGGTAATTAAAATCGTGGATATACGAGTTTAGCACACGACTATCAGTTCCCTGGTCATATACTCCATTACCTGCCCCCCAGGCAATTTCGCATCGTTCGATAACATTATTTGAACCGGTTATTAATACACTTTGTCTTCTGGAATCAAATCCGTTAATTACACCTAGTGTATGGTTGCCATAAAAACTGGACACTTTAAATAACTTGTTATTATTACCTGTGATATCTATAGACCCCCCAAAAACAGCCAAACCTTCTATGTGGATATAGTTTTTATCCAATTTAATAGTTTGTGTTCTTCTTCTAAAACTTATAGAATTATTTGCAGGTTTTCTTCCTCCTTCAATCTGAACAAAAAGTGTTTTCTTATTTTTATCATAAAACCATTCGTTTTTATAATCCAGGGCTTCTTTTATTCCCTGTAAAAAAAATTCACCTTTTTTAATTCCATGACCTGTATACCCCGGATGATGCCTGGATTGAATCCAGTCCTGATTTCTCTTTAGTTTAAAATTAACCCTATTTGAAGTAGCACTGGTAATATAGTCAGTCCAGGCTATAAATCCTGCGCCACCAAAGAAATGAATAGAGCCTCCGTTTTTCCACTTACTAGCATACGGAATGCTCTTTGCGTGACCATTCGACTGACTACCGTTATAGTTGAGCCAGGTTTTACCACCTCCGGCAGAACCTCTGTTACAAGCAGGTAAATAGTCGCGTTTAAATACATTTTGAGGTATATTATTAGGCCATCTGGCAAGATCCATAAGCGTATTCTTATGAAGTACCATATTATCCTGACCTAAATCCCAGTTGACTTCAGCTTTATAGATAGCACCTTTATCTACTTTCCAGTTATTAATGGCTTGCATCGCCGTGATAATTACTTTTTCACCAGTTTTTGCCCTATAAGTAATCGGTTGACCAGGGGATCCGGATCTAACCGGTTGCAATACCTCTTCATACGTTCCTCCGCTAATAATAACAACATCTCCGGATTTAGCAACCGAAGATGCCTTAGCAATGGTTTTATAGGGTTTGGATTGAGTGCCTGGATTACTATCGTTTCCATTTTTTGCTACATAAATATCTCTTGCACTAAGACTGGCTGAAAATATCACGGCTGCACACCATAAAAATTTTTGAAATACTACTTTAGAAATGCTTATTTTCTTCATTTGTAAATATTAATTAGTTAGTTTAATATTTAGATGTTGACTAGTATAATAATTATGAGTTTGTTGTTTCTATAATTATTATAATTTGAGTTTGTGAATCTAAAAAGAGGTGGTAAAGATACTTGATCTCTCTTGTAGAGATTGGTATTGTTCTCTATATCTAGTATTTGAAATAAACGATATAGAATTTGTAACGGATTATATAATATTTGATTAAAAAAGAACAAACAAACGTTAGTAGTTAGAGTATTTTATAAATTGAAAACTATTAATAGGTCAAAAGAAAATATGCACTGTCTTCCTTTAATAAAGAAAAAATAGAAAGTTCCCTTCCTTATGAAATAACATAATGTGAATTTAAAGCAAGTCTCCGTTCCGATAGGAGTTGACATTTTTTAATCCGTTGTTTTACTATAAAACAGATTAAACCAAGGGTTCTAGTTAATAATAGCGTTGGTGTTTCTAAATTAATCCAACTATTTTATTTACAGCTATCCATCCTATCCTAAATCCTTTCCATAGGAAAGGACTTTTAGCTACCTTCCTTTTGGAGCTGGGGATGGGATTGATTTTTACAAATTAGAATTATCTAAGCTATTTTAAACTAGAGTTTAAACCAAGATATAACTATCATAATTTCAGAACAGTACATAATTTTAATGAAAATTTTTCGTTGTGGATAATAACTACTAACACCAAATACCCTTTTTATGAACCGTTCTTTACTCTTCTTTACTATATTTATTTTCACTACTACTTTAGGTTTCGGACAAGATTTATCTATCGGACTTCAGGCAAATGACCTAACCAATAGAAAAATGCAACCTCTGGCTAAACCTGGTTATCTACAAACGGTAAAAGATCCTGCTTTTGGGACTACCATTCGCCGAATTAGCGATGCGGGGAATGGTAATATTATAAAGCCCATGTACAGTACGGTACAAGCTTGGAATGCGGATGAGACCCTTATGATTTTATATAAAGTGAATGGTGGACATCAATTATTAAACGGAACGGATTATACTTTTATCCGAACAATGACGGATGTAACCCCGGCTGATATTGAAGAGTTATTCTGGGATACTAACGACCCTGAAATTTTATATTATATTAATAAAGCAGATAGAAATTTAATAAAATACAATGTAGTATCTAAAAACAAAGAAGTACTGGCAGATTTGGCTGCCCTTACCAATTGTAAAGAAGTATTGGAATCCGGCAATGATGTACAAATGATGTCAGCAAACTCTAATGTCATAGGGTTCCGGTGTGGTAATAGTAAAACGTTTTATTACGAAATAGATACCGGAAAAATTACTGAATTTAATATCACTGCTCCTACCATTAATTATACGGCAGCCATGCCTGGTCCTAGCGGTGAATTATTTTTTCACGAAAGAAAAGTGTATGACGATAAGGGTAATTTTGTTAGAGATTTGAACATTGCAAAAACCGAACATTCCAGTTTGGGTAAATTGGGTAATGGAAATGATGCTTATTTTCAGGTATCTTTTAAAGCACAAAGTCAGCCTTGCAGTGGTAACCTAGTTGCTCACGATATGGTAACCGGAGCATGTTATTCTATTATAAGTCAGGATAAAGGCTATAACTATTCTCAAAACGGTACGCATGTATCCGCTTTAGCTTACAAAAATACTTCGGGAAGTTGGGTAGTGGCTTCTATGATTGGAAAGAATGAAGACGGACAATCTCTTTTAGATCAAGAATTAGTGTTAGTTAATGCGGACCCTTCAGATTTTAAAGTATACCGAATTGGTCATCACCGTTCAGATGAAAGAGAATATGACTATTGGGGAGAACCTCACGCTACCATAAGTCCTAGTGGTACAAGAGTATTATTTGGGTCTGACTGGAGTGGTACGGAAGACGGAAAATCTGTAGATGCTTATGTAGTAGAACTTCCTGCTTACAAAACAACAACACTCTCTAGAGGGGAAATTATTGAAAGTAATAATAATTCTCTTATTTTATATCCTAATCCGGTTTCTAAAACAGGTATTTTAAACATATCGGTTTCTAATCAAGAAACCTACACTTTCTCTCTCTTTGATATAAGTGGCCAACAGTTGTTAACTAAAAATATGAATAGTAGTGATAACCAAATTGATTTAAGTAAACTGTCATTATCCCCGGCATTATACATGTATTCCCTTAAATCCGGAACCGGAGATATAACGGGTTCTTTGTTAGTGGAGTAGATTTAAAGCAGCCATGGCTGGAGCTCCGGTAAGTAATATGACTTCTGCCTACGGGGGTATTCGCTGGAAAAGTTGACTAAGTAGAGCTTTTCAATACGAAAATACAAAAAGCCGGATCGGTAAGATCCTTTGGGAAGGACTGGATATTTGCGTTAAAAAGCATCACTTTGCTTCCAACCATTTCTTTTGTGCGGTATTTTCTTTTTTCGTCATATTTTTATCTATTGCAATAACGTATTCGGGATTTTCCTGAAGTGTAATTTGGGTATTCTGTTGTGTATTATTTCGTTGATAAATAACTTCAAGGGTTGTACCTACTTTTCTTTTGGATAACCAATTCTTCCAATTTTCTTCAGCAGTAAATTTTTGATTGTTAATAGATATAATTTGATCACCTTTTTCAAGACCCGCATGGTAAGCAGGCGTTCCCTGTACGGTATATTCTTTAATCTGTATCTTCCTGTCAGTAGTAAAATCTAATTCTAACCCGGTAAAGGAGGTTGTATTATTCTGGATAACTATTACCCCAACATTCTTAAAAAGCGCTTTGTAATCCGGCATACCGCTTTTATAGATAAAATTAGTAAAGAAATAATCGGCAGTAGACTGACCGGCATATTCTGCTAAAAGTTCATATAAATCTTTTACTGTATACGGCACTTCTTTTTTACCATAACGTTGCCATACCCGTTTCATATAATCATCCAGGTTTTTATCCTCCGAAGTTTTCCCTAAGTATAAGTCCAATGCTAATCCTAACATACTCCCGTACGAATAATAAGAAATAAAAGTATTTTTTCGATTAACCGGATCTACTGAGGTAGCTGCATCTACAAATGGTGCTTGATAACTCATTTCAATTGGAGTAAAATAATTTCGCGCAGGGGAATTCCATACATAATTAAACGCTTTAGCTAATCCTTGTACATACTCATCTTTAGTAATCACTTTTGCCCTACATAATATTAAATTTGTATAGTAGCTGGTAAAACCTTCTGCAAACCAGAGTGCTTCTGACATATTTGTATTTTCAAAATCAAAAGGTTCGAGATCTTTAGGCCGTATGCGTTCGACATTCCATGAATGGAAAAATTCGTGAGAAACGGTACCTATATTTTCTTCCATCCCACCTTCTGAAAGACTCTCAACATCCGTGAGAATAGTTGAATTGCGATGTTCCATACCATCTCCGGACACATTAGGCATATAGCAAGCTAAAAAGGTATAGGTTTGATTTTCAAAATCCGGATATTCTCCAAAAACTTCTTTTTCCTGTAATACAATGCTCTTTACTTTTTTAAAATAGGTATCTAACTCTGCTTCAGTTCCCAGATGATGTAAAATAAATCGAAATGAATATTCTTTACCGTTTGAAGTATCCGTAAACTTTCTTACCGAATGATCACTGATTTCTACCGGGCTATCCATAAAGTACTGTAAGTCGGGAGCGATATAAGTTGTACCGCTTACATACTTTAATTGAGTAGCTATTCTCCAATTTGAGGACTCCGGAATGTTAAAGGTAACCTCTATAGGTGCGTTTTTTAATTGAGAAGCATACATAAACGTAGCCGGAATATTGAGATGCGCATGGGTTTGATCAATTTGAGAATAGGTGCCATCTGCCCTATCAGCAAACAATGTGTATGAAACAACAGCTGTTCCTTTATGACCGATAATCTTCCATTCATAAGGATTTGACCTTATAATTAATAAACTATTCCCCTTTGCATCTTTAGCTTTTACATTATACACATTTTTAGCAAATTCATGTAAGGCATACCGCCCCGGCGAAGTCCTACTCATTCGTACTGCCAGCGTATCATCTGTTACCCCTTTAAAAGTTGCTATGATACTTGCTTCGTGATGAATAGCATTATCAAAAGAAACAGTATAAGAAGTGCTTTGTGTATATCCTATCTGATAAAGAAAAAAGCATAGAATAGAAATAGAAAATTTCATAGAAAGTATTAGGTTTATCAGTGTACGAGCCCCTAAAGTAAGAAATTAGAAAAAGCTTTTACATTGAATTTAAAGAAGTATTTGTTTTATTTTTGAATTTATGGAATTTCCTAAAAAACTTCAGAAGAAACTAGAAGATAGAAAACAGGCGAATGCATTTCGTAGTTTAAAAGCATCATCCGGTTTAATCGATTTTTCTAGTAATGATTACCTGGGTTTTAGTAAGGATGCAATTATCTACCAAAATGCAGAAATACTATTAAAACAACAAAATTTACAAGAAAACGGGTCTACCGGATCTCGTTTATTATCTGGCAATCATACTTTATATCAAACTACTGAAAAAGAAATTACTCACTTTCACCAGGCGGAAGAAGCACTGATTTTTAATTCCGGGTATGATGCGAACCTTGGCTTTTTTAGCGCTGTTCCGCAACGTGGGGACTTTATTTTTTATGATGAATTAATACATGCTTCTATTCGGGATGGCATCCGAATGAGTTCTGCCAAAGCTTTTAAATTTCAGCATAATGACTTAGATTCTTTACAAGATAAAATTAAAAACCTGGCAATAAACCAATCGACCTCTGAAATTTATGTGGTTACCGAGTCTGTATTTTCTATGGATGGTGATGTCCCGGATTTAAAAGAATTAACCACACTAGGCGTGAACAATAACTATCATCTAATTATAGATGAAGCTCATGCTACTGGTGTTTTTGGGAAGTACGGTGAAGGTTTGGTACAACACCTACACCTTCAGGAAGCGGTTTTTGCCCGT from Aquimarina sp. ERC-38 includes these protein-coding regions:
- a CDS encoding type II toxin-antitoxin system Phd/YefM family antitoxin; this encodes MLITNISDFRKNMNSYFDQVISDFETLLINRGKDKGIVIMSLSEYNSLMATHHELSSRKNQQRLDAAIEKVEKDITFSKDLLE
- a CDS encoding PhzF family phenazine biosynthesis protein, with protein sequence MKIQTFIVDSFTNQLFSGNPAGICLLEKDLDQTTMQNIAAELNLSETAFIRPFPNEKGNYSIQYFTPTVEIEFCGHATLAAAKVIFEKTSLFEVQFTTNYNLVLKAFKGEENITLYFPLYHTIDHTPDQKLLEAFTVKNICEAKFSEDLNMVIVEVSDKETLANLKPNFQKAGKLSTTISGLIVTCKSDDKKYDFYSRCFGPWIGIDEDPVTGSAHSVLALSWAKKLNKKEMKAYQLSERGGYLDLKIMNDHQLEVRSNACILFEGALTF
- a CDS encoding RICIN domain-containing protein, with the translated sequence MKKISISKVVFQKFLWCAAVIFSASLSARDIYVAKNGNDSNPGTQSKPYKTIAKASSVAKSGDVVIISGGTYEEVLQPVRSGSPGQPITYRAKTGEKVIITAMQAINNWKVDKGAIYKAEVNWDLGQDNMVLHKNTLMDLARWPNNIPQNVFKRDYLPACNRGSAGGGKTWLNYNGSQSNGHAKSIPYASKWKNGGSIHFFGGAGFIAWTDYITSATSNRVNFKLKRNQDWIQSRHHPGYTGHGIKKGEFFLQGIKEALDYKNEWFYDKNKKTLFVQIEGGRKPANNSISFRRRTQTIKLDKNYIHIEGLAVFGGSIDITGNNNKLFKVSSFYGNHTLGVINGFDSRRQSVLITGSNNVIERCEIAWGAGNGVYDQGTDSRVLNSYIHDFNYLGNYDCVLNTRSAKRGKYRNNTLARAGKDIIQAYVDGGEFAYNDISQNNFVADDGGLLYTTDVRAAKSSIHHNTFHDSKARVGRFKATGIYLDNDSKNWDVHHNVVWNTQWTNIQINWNGTNLNIFNNTFVKGSATMGAWHKEGTKFSNVKVWNNITDREAKDQAGNQESESTWEPQSNKQNNLVNKESFTNFNNNNFTLKKGAKAIDFGRVISGFTNGFKGKKPDAGAYEFGVPPFKTGINWNPKQGPAGLGCYGLPGESCNKGKEQKDTITFANAPTTIESKKSYEVAIKYTAKAKREIVAEFWSSTGYLGQAMVQVNPGSGTVKLQINLPKAPTAGTGYIYKAHIRPLNTSWQDALVRDQINDVTVTKVGSQIIANGTYFITSTLNSQRLTSNAKEKHNVRMVNPGSFDNQKWVFTHVGSNFYSIRNKASNRYLEVPFANCTNGSNVATWTDAKGQHKQWKVVRRGNQSFSIQPKHCLSKGLDRKEGSLNSNAQVWTYSVDNANQNWKIIKAGNKDSSVLDADIPAFIVSPNPVSNTLYLHHINEESKVVKISDLTGKVVLQQSVDKIDNNHTSINVSELVSGIYFISIGNHTSPVKFIKN
- the atpD gene encoding F0F1 ATP synthase subunit beta — translated: MSKVTGRVSQIVGPVIDVEFAAGTDLPKIYDSLEIKREGDIPLTLEIQSHIGEDTVRTIAMDSSDGLSRGMEVTATGSPIQMPIGGDVYGRLFNVIGDAIDGLGDLPKSGANGLPIHRQAPKFEDLSTSTEVLFTGIKVIDLIEPYAKGGKIGLFGGAGVGKTVLIQELINNIAKGHGGLSVFAGVGERTREGNDLLREMLESGIIKYGDDFMHSMEEGGWDLSKVDKAVMKESKATFVFGQMNEPPGARARVALSGLTIAEYFRDGAGEGQGKDVLFFVDNIFRFTQAGSEVSALLGRMPSAVGYQPTLATEMGAMQERITSTKRGSITSVQAVYVPADDLTDPAPATTFAHLDATTVLSRKIAELGIYPAVDPLDSTSRILSADILGDDHYNCAQRVKELLQRYKELQDIIAILGMEELSEEDKLAVGRARRVQRFLSQPFHVAEQFTGIPGVLVDIKETIKGFNMIMDGELDHLPEAAFNLKGTIEEAVEAGEKMLAEA
- a CDS encoding undecaprenyl-diphosphate phosphatase, producing the protein MEIIDAIILGIIQGLTEFLPVSSSGHLELGKAILGDQSIPEESLLFTVVLHFATALSTIVVFRKDILEILSGLFNSTYNDETAFSIKIVISMLPAVFIGLLFEEQLEQLFGGNILLVGSMLLITAVLLILADKAKNTAKPVSFSNAFVIGVAQAIALLPGISRSGATISTSVLLGNDKTKAARFSFLMVIPLILGKIAKDMMSGDLVVTEGAALPMIIGFFAAFISGLFACTWMISLVRKSKLSYFAIYCALVGFIAIVVGFINR
- a CDS encoding F0F1 ATP synthase subunit epsilon; its protein translation is MYLEIVTPEAILYSGEVTSVTVPGVMGEFQMLENHAPIISLLGAGNIKIKGIVAIEKEVADKFSQENGATLLPINSGTLEMKDNNIIILAD